In Deferribacteraceae bacterium V6Fe1, one genomic interval encodes:
- the pilM gene encoding type IV pilus assembly protein PilM has protein sequence MFGKKENLIGIDIGSYSVKVLELKSKKVGYVLKGISEVVLPEDVISEGSIVDYAEVTRCVREAFQKGNFSHKKVASALKGTGIIAKKVTLSIDDEKQFQETFRWEAEQYIGKKDLDDYNVDYEIVGNVKQGENVDVVIAVARKDLIMDISSVLESAGLKPSVIDLSIFSLINAFEVNYGVEEEVVAIVDIGNSSTQIIFVKNGVYEFSREVDFAGKNCIEMIQKNMGVTREDATAKLFDIESIEYDEELQSVIKDFGRQLAMEVKNSISMLLTSGQLKTSRCYICGGGSAIYGLKDILEQTLDMNVSQFNPFANIDIDKSLDMEFINNNLYKFNCALGLALRKVDDK, from the coding sequence ATGTTTGGAAAAAAAGAAAATTTGATTGGTATTGATATCGGTAGCTACTCTGTTAAAGTACTTGAGCTTAAGAGTAAAAAAGTCGGCTATGTTTTAAAGGGGATTTCTGAGGTAGTACTGCCTGAAGATGTTATTTCTGAGGGGAGTATAGTTGACTATGCTGAGGTTACAAGGTGTGTCAGAGAGGCATTTCAGAAAGGGAACTTTAGTCATAAAAAGGTGGCATCAGCGCTAAAAGGGACCGGAATTATTGCCAAAAAAGTTACCTTATCTATTGATGATGAAAAGCAGTTTCAGGAAACATTCAGATGGGAGGCAGAGCAGTATATAGGGAAAAAAGATCTTGATGATTATAATGTTGACTATGAAATAGTTGGAAATGTTAAGCAGGGTGAAAATGTTGATGTAGTAATTGCGGTGGCAAGAAAAGATTTAATTATGGATATATCTTCAGTTTTGGAGTCTGCTGGCTTAAAGCCTTCTGTTATCGACCTTTCTATATTTTCACTGATAAATGCTTTTGAAGTAAACTATGGAGTGGAAGAGGAAGTAGTTGCGATTGTTGATATTGGCAATTCTTCAACGCAGATAATATTTGTTAAAAATGGGGTTTATGAATTCTCCCGTGAAGTTGATTTCGCTGGGAAAAATTGTATAGAAATGATTCAAAAAAATATGGGCGTTACTCGAGAGGATGCAACTGCAAAGTTGTTTGATATAGAGTCTATCGAATATGATGAAGAGTTGCAAAGCGTTATAAAGGATTTTGGCCGTCAACTGGCTATGGAGGTTAAAAACTCCATAAGTATGCTACTTACAAGTGGTCAGTTGAAGACAAGTAGATGTTATATTTGTGGCGGTGGCTCAGCTATTTACGGCCTTAAGGACATTTTGGAGCAGACTCTTGATATGAACGTCAGTCAATTTAATCCTTTTGCAAATATAGATATTGATAAGAGTTTGGATATGGAATTTATAAATAATAATTTATATAAATTTAACTGTGCTTTAGGGCTTGCCCTAAGGAAGGTGGATGATAAATGA
- a CDS encoding PilN domain-containing protein yields MIRINLLASKKRKKLNKGIYELILFLMIVGFLVASCFIINSSLDNQILIAKNEVSKLDREYKRLSKIKKEVDGFKKRKEELQKKIDLVKRLKQGQKGYYEILRNLEYAMPEDVWISKFDFQGDSVNLNGSSLRTASVNEFILNLYATKMFDNIDLKVVKKVTVENMDINDFNITAKIKIGG; encoded by the coding sequence ATGATAAGGATTAATTTACTTGCCTCAAAAAAGAGAAAGAAACTCAACAAGGGTATTTACGAATTAATACTCTTTTTGATGATTGTTGGCTTTTTGGTGGCTTCCTGCTTTATAATCAATTCATCTTTGGATAATCAGATTCTTATTGCAAAAAATGAGGTCAGTAAGCTTGATAGAGAGTACAAACGTTTAAGTAAAATTAAGAAAGAAGTCGATGGATTTAAAAAGAGAAAAGAGGAATTGCAAAAGAAAATTGATTTGGTAAAGAGATTAAAGCAGGGGCAAAAGGGTTATTATGAGATATTACGTAATCTCGAGTACGCCATGCCTGAGGACGTATGGATATCTAAATTCGATTTTCAGGGTGATAGTGTTAATTTGAACGGTTCATCCCTTAGGACAGCCTCAGTAAATGAATTTATACTTAATCTTTATGCCACTAAAATGTTTGACAATATTGATCTTAAGGTTGTCAAAAAGGTAACTGTGGAAAATATGGATATAAATGACTTTAATATCACCGCAAAAATAAAGATAGGTGGATGA
- the pilO gene encoding type 4a pilus biogenesis protein PilO produces MDKLFKIPFKFRIIVEVLILLIISGVYYYFYYTPKIEEINKLAKEYDSLVIKVSQLKPFELSYDKFKKEVELLEDQFQTVLKILPNEKDFNVLYDEVVGLAEKSGVKVTLFQPGGESRVDEFHSRVNFSMNFQTSYVEFINYLYRLNYLDKIINLNSFSIAPQKDKDGALTLNVKASLNSYRFNVPKEGN; encoded by the coding sequence TTGGATAAATTGTTTAAGATACCGTTTAAATTTCGAATAATTGTAGAAGTTTTGATACTTCTGATTATTTCAGGTGTTTATTACTACTTTTACTATACACCAAAAATTGAAGAGATTAACAAGCTTGCTAAAGAATATGACAGCTTGGTAATCAAGGTTTCTCAGCTTAAACCATTTGAGCTGAGCTACGATAAGTTTAAAAAAGAGGTTGAGCTTTTGGAAGACCAATTTCAGACCGTCTTAAAAATATTGCCTAACGAGAAAGATTTTAATGTTTTGTATGATGAAGTTGTAGGGTTGGCCGAAAAAAGCGGGGTGAAAGTGACTCTGTTTCAGCCTGGCGGCGAAAGCAGAGTAGATGAGTTTCACTCAAGAGTTAATTTCAGTATGAACTTTCAGACATCATATGTGGAATTTATAAATTATTTATACAGGCTTAATTATCTTGATAAAATAATTAACCTCAATTCATTTTCAATAGCTCCTCAAAAAGATAAAGATGGTGCTTTGACATTGAATGTAAAAGCTTCATTGAATTCTTACAGGTTCAACGTACCTAAGGAGGGGAACTAA
- a CDS encoding pilus assembly protein PilP, whose protein sequence is MQKSKIKPIEVDSTAIVAQGEELKKLFESQYKPLDYKNKKNPFVSVIDVYKENLSSSASGGDNPLESVELDQIKLTGSLSGEVGNVAVVQVGQQVFYVKEGDKIGKNSGVIINITTDTMKVRQVESDIFGNIRTVIKEIKLVNKEENL, encoded by the coding sequence GTGCAAAAAAGCAAAATCAAGCCTATAGAAGTTGATAGTACGGCTATCGTCGCTCAAGGTGAGGAATTGAAAAAGCTCTTTGAAAGTCAGTATAAACCCCTTGATTACAAAAATAAGAAAAATCCTTTTGTGTCAGTTATTGATGTATATAAGGAAAATTTGTCAAGCAGTGCTTCCGGCGGGGATAACCCGCTTGAGAGTGTAGAGCTTGATCAGATAAAATTAACCGGATCACTCAGCGGCGAAGTTGGAAATGTCGCTGTTGTTCAAGTCGGACAGCAGGTGTTTTATGTTAAAGAAGGGGATAAAATAGGTAAAAATAGTGGTGTGATAATAAATATTACAACTGATACAATGAAGGTAAGACAGGTTGAATCAGATATTTTTGGTAATATCAGAACAGTTATTAAGGAGATTAAGTTGGTAAATAAGGAGGAAAATTTATGA
- the pilQ gene encoding type IV pilus secretin PilQ — protein MRIYKLFVVAVSLILIIACASKKEQAGNMILQKKIKAISVEKSAEGKYVLNLTGDNSVKYKIYYSKSPYKLTVLAADSLFSEEAMKYSYNDEIITKTAAFISEQGATLEVYLNSDANYTFDEKDGNLKVDLQVVKSEIKDLGDAGIEFNSAEFENVELGKNVLNISNLSDDNNLLLKIGLDGVVKYDFGYLNDKLLYIDIFDVTSQITEKTLSGKGIVRRIKIGSYYPPQKVRFLVDINMSNPVFAGQNGKYLILSNEVTNVPRDDKYITSIESIAVKKYQSIIIKLTGNPVYTKKVVNGNLVLEFGKGFKALKSVKNTMAFANLPFRKVTVGKIDDKLSIIVVPNGEIYAKVEKVPEGVMISGSFNNFSKAEDVLKAQEIQETAKKEDKGVKTYDKKELVSLSIKDMDVREAIRLIYFGRNKNIVFGNEVKGNVSLFVKNVHYQKALDIIYQENNLIEIDEDNVVWVISKARKDEIESKKLQDIKAAQQKQELEPLVTEIIPVNYSAASDYKGVLDSVLSARGKLQIENRTNSFVITDTKENIEKAKNLLVEIDKPTPQVTIEARIVEVYDSNNTNLGIQWGGQVNNSTTAYNFPATVGLQGNTGATSPSGNGYLVNLPVASPAGAFALSLGNLSKTFALDVALSALESRNKAKTISSPRITTLDNEEAEIKSGGTAVIVPTGDNTATQEIDVGIKLKVKPHITANKMVYMEIEVEKSSLGSVTGNTATTEEKKAKTQVLLANGDTTVIGGIYEDEQSVITQQVPGLGNIPILGWLFKSRSNISSKKELLVFLTPKVVER, from the coding sequence ATGAGAATTTATAAATTATTTGTAGTTGCAGTTTCGCTTATTTTGATAATTGCCTGTGCTTCAAAGAAGGAGCAGGCAGGCAATATGATTTTGCAAAAAAAGATTAAAGCTATTTCTGTTGAGAAGTCGGCTGAAGGGAAATATGTATTAAATTTGACAGGCGACAATAGCGTAAAATACAAGATTTATTATTCTAAGTCTCCTTATAAGCTAACCGTTTTGGCTGCTGATTCCTTATTTAGTGAAGAAGCAATGAAGTATAGTTATAACGATGAGATTATCACAAAAACTGCTGCATTTATTTCTGAGCAAGGGGCTACTTTAGAGGTCTACCTTAATAGTGATGCTAATTACACCTTCGATGAAAAAGATGGTAACTTAAAGGTTGATTTACAAGTAGTTAAGTCTGAAATTAAAGATTTAGGTGACGCAGGTATAGAGTTTAACTCGGCTGAGTTTGAGAATGTAGAGCTTGGAAAGAATGTTTTAAATATATCAAACCTTTCTGATGACAACAATTTACTTTTAAAGATTGGCTTAGATGGTGTTGTAAAATACGATTTTGGTTACCTGAATGACAAATTGCTTTACATAGATATATTTGATGTTACCAGTCAGATTACTGAGAAGACACTGTCAGGAAAAGGGATAGTAAGAAGAATAAAGATTGGCAGTTATTACCCTCCTCAAAAAGTCAGATTCTTAGTTGATATAAATATGTCAAACCCTGTTTTTGCAGGTCAAAATGGCAAATATCTTATTTTGTCAAATGAAGTTACTAATGTTCCGAGAGATGACAAGTATATAACCAGTATAGAGTCTATAGCAGTAAAAAAGTACCAAAGTATAATAATCAAACTTACCGGTAATCCGGTTTATACTAAAAAAGTTGTCAATGGCAACCTCGTGTTGGAGTTTGGAAAAGGATTTAAAGCCCTAAAAAGTGTAAAAAATACAATGGCTTTTGCTAACCTGCCGTTTAGAAAAGTTACTGTAGGTAAAATAGATGATAAACTTTCTATTATAGTTGTGCCTAACGGTGAAATATATGCAAAGGTTGAGAAAGTGCCTGAAGGTGTAATGATAAGCGGTAGTTTTAATAACTTCTCCAAGGCTGAGGACGTGCTAAAAGCACAAGAGATACAAGAAACTGCTAAGAAAGAAGATAAAGGTGTTAAGACTTACGATAAGAAAGAGCTTGTCAGCTTAAGTATTAAAGATATGGATGTAAGGGAGGCGATCAGACTTATCTATTTTGGCCGCAATAAAAATATAGTATTTGGTAACGAAGTGAAGGGTAATGTAAGCCTTTTTGTTAAGAATGTTCACTACCAAAAAGCATTGGATATTATCTATCAGGAAAATAATCTTATTGAGATCGATGAAGACAATGTTGTTTGGGTTATTAGCAAAGCGAGAAAAGATGAAATAGAGTCCAAAAAACTTCAGGACATTAAGGCAGCTCAACAAAAGCAGGAGCTTGAGCCGTTAGTAACTGAAATTATCCCTGTTAACTATTCAGCTGCAAGTGACTACAAAGGGGTTTTAGACTCTGTATTGTCTGCGAGAGGGAAATTACAGATTGAAAACAGAACGAATAGCTTTGTAATTACAGATACAAAGGAGAATATAGAAAAAGCTAAGAATCTCTTAGTGGAAATAGATAAACCGACACCTCAAGTGACAATTGAGGCAAGGATAGTTGAGGTTTACGATTCCAATAATACTAATTTAGGTATTCAGTGGGGTGGACAGGTTAATAACAGCACTACCGCATATAATTTTCCGGCTACAGTAGGTTTGCAGGGGAACACAGGTGCTACAAGCCCTTCTGGAAATGGATATTTAGTAAATTTGCCGGTCGCATCACCTGCTGGTGCTTTTGCATTATCTTTAGGTAATTTGTCAAAGACGTTTGCTCTTGATGTGGCACTGTCTGCACTTGAGTCAAGAAACAAAGCTAAGACAATTTCAAGCCCAAGAATTACTACTCTTGACAACGAAGAGGCAGAAATAAAAAGCGGTGGTACGGCAGTAATAGTGCCTACTGGTGATAACACAGCTACTCAAGAGATTGATGTAGGTATAAAATTAAAAGTTAAGCCTCATATTACAGCAAACAAAATGGTTTATATGGAAATAGAGGTGGAGAAAAGCTCGCTTGGTTCAGTAACTGGAAATACAGCAACTACCGAAGAGAAAAAAGCAAAGACACAGGTACTTCTGGCTAATGGGGATACAACTGTAATCGGAGGAATTTATGAGGATGAGCAATCTGTGATTACTCAACAGGTCCCTGGGCTTGGAAATATACCTATTTTAGGATGGTTATTTAAGTCAAGAAGCAATATATCCTCTAAAAAAGAATTGCTGGTATTTTTGACGCCTAAGGTTGTAGAAAGATAG
- the lpxB gene encoding lipid-A-disaccharide synthase, whose product MKIFLIAGEESADIHGSNMIRHLKKMADFSLYGTGGTRLKSLGQEQYFDINQMTIIGLDEILKKSSLIFNMFKTLKNKLIEKNPDLVILIDYPGFNLRFAKIAKKLGFKVAYYIAPQVWAWHYSRVKKIREYVELVLCILPFEEELFKKEGINAKYVGNPIIDNIMIKYKSKAEFKKDFSLDKKITIGILPGSRRKEINNLMPEIIKAYETLKDKYDFVLARASNVDKSLIEHYTQNTSIKVLDDKNYDVMKYSDLLWICSGTATLEAAILQTPMILLYKVGKITEFLGRIVIKTNFIGLPNIIADKQIIPELIQGEMNSDNILHHTNQILKNEINIKDDLKQLSNYFLNLNPSENAAKEIYSLLVK is encoded by the coding sequence ATGAAAATTTTTCTCATAGCGGGTGAAGAGTCCGCAGATATTCATGGCAGCAATATGATCCGCCATTTAAAGAAAATGGCGGATTTTTCTTTGTATGGCACGGGTGGCACCAGACTTAAAAGTTTGGGGCAAGAACAGTATTTTGATATCAATCAAATGACAATCATAGGACTTGATGAAATCTTAAAGAAGTCTTCTTTGATTTTCAATATGTTTAAAACGTTAAAAAATAAGCTGATCGAGAAAAATCCTGATTTGGTGATATTGATTGACTATCCAGGTTTTAACTTAAGATTTGCCAAGATAGCTAAAAAGCTGGGGTTTAAGGTTGCTTATTATATCGCACCTCAAGTCTGGGCATGGCACTATTCAAGAGTTAAAAAGATAAGGGAATATGTTGAACTTGTACTTTGTATTTTGCCTTTTGAAGAGGAGCTTTTTAAAAAAGAGGGGATAAACGCAAAATATGTGGGAAATCCGATTATTGATAATATCATGATTAAATATAAATCTAAGGCTGAGTTTAAAAAAGATTTTAGTTTGGACAAAAAAATCACAATAGGGATTTTACCTGGCAGCAGAAGAAAAGAGATAAACAATTTAATGCCTGAAATTATAAAAGCATACGAAACCTTAAAAGATAAATATGATTTTGTTTTAGCAAGAGCATCAAATGTAGATAAAAGTTTAATTGAACATTATACGCAAAATACATCAATTAAAGTTTTAGATGATAAAAATTATGATGTAATGAAATATTCAGACCTTTTATGGATATGTTCAGGGACTGCAACACTTGAGGCTGCAATATTACAGACACCTATGATTTTGTTATACAAAGTGGGTAAAATTACCGAGTTTTTAGGCAGAATTGTAATAAAGACGAATTTTATCGGTTTGCCTAATATTATTGCTGATAAACAGATTATACCGGAGTTGATACAGGGAGAAATGAATAGTGATAATATATTGCATCATACTAATCAGATATTGAAAAATGAGATAAATATAAAAGACGATTTAAAACAACTGAGTAATTATTTCCTAAACCTAAACCCTTCCGAAAATGCTGCAAAGGAAATATATTCCCTGCTTGTGAAATAG
- a CDS encoding flagellar hook-length control protein FliK has translation MNSNIVQNIPIASKEYKLRDFKHSGADGESFNLILKDNIKTEKKAVQENNLIVALNVLVANIVNANNEISSIKDLGFLPENISQNSEFVEELSILTGLDKSTIEKLLTSLADDKKRQDAAGDFLNKGADFDILSEKKELLKNNINIENIKVESLEDKLEKLLSKVLLKNDKVADNVKSMLANFDSELESDGITRLKTFQVSDEIKSIFSKENDISNIVINNNKMQTPAHQPIINMNSPTKVNDLIEIIEFIKSGESKKMTVKLEPDFLGKMNIHLTENAGKITAKIFVEQEVVKHFLVANMDSIKQQLNDKGIVIDNMDFMFMGDHHNQQEFKEAKNQNSNHFKTGVKVEQHEIIEKDKSVSGIYA, from the coding sequence ATGAACAGTAATATAGTACAAAATATTCCTATAGCTTCAAAAGAGTATAAATTGAGAGATTTTAAACATTCTGGGGCAGATGGAGAAAGTTTTAATCTAATATTAAAAGACAATATCAAAACAGAAAAAAAAGCTGTTCAGGAAAATAATTTAATTGTGGCTTTAAATGTCTTGGTAGCAAATATAGTAAATGCAAATAATGAAATAAGTTCCATAAAGGATTTGGGGTTTTTGCCGGAAAATATTAGTCAAAATTCCGAATTTGTAGAAGAGCTCAGCATACTTACCGGGCTGGATAAATCAACTATTGAAAAGTTACTAACATCGCTTGCAGATGACAAAAAAAGGCAAGATGCGGCAGGGGATTTTTTGAATAAAGGTGCTGATTTTGATATATTGAGTGAAAAAAAGGAACTTTTGAAAAACAATATAAATATTGAAAATATTAAGGTAGAAAGCCTGGAAGACAAATTAGAAAAATTATTGAGCAAGGTATTGTTGAAAAATGATAAAGTCGCCGATAATGTTAAAAGTATGCTGGCAAATTTTGACAGTGAATTAGAAAGTGATGGCATTACAAGATTAAAAACCTTTCAAGTATCTGATGAAATAAAAAGTATATTTTCTAAGGAAAATGATATTTCAAATATTGTAATCAATAATAACAAGATGCAGACTCCTGCCCATCAACCAATAATAAACATGAACTCTCCCACAAAGGTTAATGACTTAATTGAAATTATAGAATTTATAAAAAGTGGCGAGTCTAAGAAAATGACGGTGAAATTGGAGCCAGATTTTTTGGGGAAGATGAATATTCATCTCACTGAAAATGCAGGTAAAATTACTGCGAAAATTTTTGTGGAGCAAGAGGTGGTCAAACATTTCTTAGTTGCCAATATGGATTCCATAAAGCAGCAGTTGAACGACAAAGGGATAGTTATAGACAATATGGACTTTATGTTTATGGGTGATCATCATAATCAGCAAGAGTTTAAAGAAGCAAAAAATCAAAATAGTAATCACTTTAAAACAGGTGTTAAAGTTGAGCAGCATGAAATAATCGAAAAAGATAAGTCAGTCAGCGGTATATATGCTTAA
- a CDS encoding flagellar hook assembly protein FlgD has product MLTSTEVSSQYGTTSSTRAEPKKELNKDDFLNLMVTQLKNQDPLNPLDNNEFISQTTQFSSLEQLINIGESIKELAESQTNGSMNNNLYSASNFIGKEVKYFSDTINLNDDGTLIGYELDDIPASLSLKIIDENGNAVADIVPSSTSYGMNEINWDGLNASGDKLPNGKYKVVIDALDASGSQIHYRTYTSGIASGVSMLNGNLKFSVDSNEVSSDSIFAVYENK; this is encoded by the coding sequence ATGTTAACTTCAACTGAAGTGTCAAGCCAATATGGAACAACAAGCTCAACAAGGGCTGAGCCAAAAAAAGAGCTGAATAAAGATGATTTTTTAAATTTGATGGTTACACAGCTTAAAAATCAAGACCCTCTAAACCCTTTGGATAATAATGAATTTATCAGTCAGACTACTCAATTTTCATCCCTTGAACAGTTAATTAATATTGGAGAAAGTATTAAAGAGTTAGCTGAAAGTCAAACCAATGGCAGTATGAATAATAACTTGTACTCAGCGTCAAACTTTATTGGCAAAGAAGTGAAATATTTCAGTGATACAATAAACTTAAATGATGACGGTACTTTGATTGGTTATGAGCTTGATGATATACCAGCAAGTTTGTCACTAAAGATAATAGATGAAAACGGTAATGCGGTTGCAGATATAGTTCCTTCTTCGACATCATACGGGATGAATGAGATTAATTGGGACGGATTAAATGCAAGTGGAGATAAGCTTCCAAATGGTAAGTATAAAGTTGTAATAGATGCTTTAGATGCCTCAGGCAGCCAAATCCATTACAGAACATATACCAGTGGAATAGCAAGTGGGGTGAGCATGCTTAATGGTAATCTGAAATTTAGTGTAGATAGTAATGAAGTATCTTCAGACAGTATCTTTGCTGTGTATGAAAATAAGTAA
- a CDS encoding flagellar hook-basal body complex protein, with product MLRSLYAGVTGLQQHQKSMDVVGNNIANVNTVGYKGSRVVFSDLMSQTLSVAKAPGDGTGGVNAKQIGLGSKLGAIDVNFNQGTLQTTGVTTDLALQGDGFFVVKSSNTEQAYYTRAGNFTFDKNGYLVTPSGLIVQGWMRDLETNTLSANGPAGDIRIDEGYKVIEPRATTEVKVAGNLSTEASPTILSYQTLLSSLDDADTDLSNTFGYGGERFSMLTGETIRIKADANLNTQVSNLYNEIDQDLGLAGSTIQIFANGSSGSVNIASTDTLSDVITKINNEFSTLSASLTLGLSSNGILQLSGTGTVSFAGGTRFINYLSEIDGTLNSETKLANTKLIAEKELVYGEDIKEIGQMIDEINALIQNNISSGFQATFDSTTGKISYDNTGGSDGITGFTIEKSFSSDVFSKTFDTFDRLTTGANTTSETVFRYAKDTDTLDTLYSETGEYLNISTFPLEVSAVVGGVDVAAQTVQTTDTLQDLMAVIENEVLGFRDDTTGLDFVSLENGVITVKGEKGIPNSIDNLVIKNGDNTTFNNYMQYSIVQNADGGQLITSQSIYDSQGNEHIINYQFDLYDESRNIWKLSVVPAVSDENVVLKNGQNVLDNLYLQFNPDGSFNKYMSIDLAGNETVITNAVFDLVHNTGAYTVSDVNIRLGTTDNFDGLTLTSRPTTITQLEQDGYKQGTLEGLSINRSGEILGTYDNGEVIEIGIVGIARFNNNEGLLKMGDSLFAETVNSGTAVMGKAGLGGRGVVEAGALENSNVDLAQEFVTMITTQRGYQANSRVITTSDEMLQELMSLKR from the coding sequence ATGTTAAGGTCGCTTTATGCAGGTGTAACAGGTTTGCAACAACATCAAAAAAGCATGGATGTGGTTGGTAATAATATAGCCAATGTAAACACGGTTGGATATAAAGGGAGCAGGGTAGTATTTTCCGATTTGATGAGTCAGACTTTGTCTGTGGCAAAAGCTCCGGGTGATGGTACCGGTGGTGTAAATGCCAAACAGATCGGTTTGGGTAGTAAACTTGGAGCTATTGACGTTAACTTTAATCAAGGCACATTACAGACCACAGGGGTGACTACCGACCTTGCTCTTCAAGGTGATGGCTTTTTTGTGGTAAAATCTTCAAACACAGAGCAGGCTTATTACACAAGAGCAGGCAATTTTACATTTGACAAAAATGGTTATTTGGTGACGCCATCCGGTTTGATAGTACAAGGGTGGATGAGAGATTTGGAGACCAATACCCTTTCGGCAAATGGGCCTGCTGGCGATATAAGGATAGATGAAGGTTACAAGGTAATTGAGCCGAGAGCCACTACGGAAGTTAAGGTTGCAGGTAATTTAAGTACCGAAGCAAGTCCTACAATTTTATCTTATCAAACACTGCTATCTTCACTTGATGATGCTGATACCGACTTGAGCAATACATTTGGCTATGGCGGTGAAAGGTTTAGCATGCTTACAGGGGAGACTATTAGGATAAAAGCCGATGCAAATCTTAATACACAAGTCAGCAACTTATACAATGAGATTGATCAAGATTTGGGACTCGCGGGCTCTACTATTCAAATATTTGCAAACGGCAGTTCAGGCAGTGTAAATATAGCATCAACAGATACTTTGAGCGACGTTATTACAAAGATTAATAATGAATTTTCAACACTAAGTGCCAGTCTTACATTAGGGCTTAGCTCAAATGGTATACTGCAACTTTCAGGTACCGGTACTGTCAGCTTTGCCGGTGGTACCAGATTTATTAACTATTTAAGCGAAATAGACGGGACATTAAATAGTGAAACAAAATTAGCAAATACAAAGCTTATTGCTGAGAAAGAGCTTGTATATGGTGAAGATATAAAAGAGATAGGACAGATGATAGATGAGATAAATGCTCTCATTCAAAATAACATATCCTCAGGCTTTCAAGCAACATTTGATTCAACAACTGGGAAAATATCTTATGATAATACTGGTGGCTCAGATGGTATCACAGGTTTTACAATAGAAAAATCATTTTCAAGCGATGTTTTTAGCAAGACTTTTGACACATTTGACAGGCTAACCACCGGAGCAAACACTACTTCTGAAACCGTATTCAGATATGCAAAAGATACGGATACATTAGACACACTCTATTCCGAGACGGGGGAATATTTAAATATAAGCACTTTTCCGCTTGAAGTAAGTGCAGTAGTCGGCGGTGTGGATGTAGCTGCTCAAACTGTTCAGACAACTGACACTTTACAAGATTTGATGGCAGTTATCGAAAATGAAGTATTGGGTTTTAGAGATGATACTACGGGATTAGATTTTGTGTCTCTGGAAAACGGTGTAATAACAGTTAAGGGGGAAAAAGGTATCCCTAACAGCATTGATAATCTTGTTATAAAAAATGGTGACAATACGACTTTCAATAATTATATGCAGTATAGTATCGTTCAAAATGCGGATGGCGGTCAACTTATAACAAGTCAATCTATTTACGACTCACAGGGGAATGAGCACATTATTAATTATCAGTTTGATTTGTATGATGAAAGCAGAAATATTTGGAAACTTTCCGTTGTGCCGGCAGTCAGTGATGAAAATGTTGTCCTAAAAAATGGTCAAAATGTTCTTGATAACCTATATTTGCAATTTAATCCGGATGGCTCCTTTAATAAATATATGTCGATAGATTTAGCTGGTAATGAAACGGTTATTACAAATGCAGTTTTTGATTTGGTGCATAATACAGGTGCTTACACTGTTTCAGATGTTAATATAAGACTTGGAACCACTGATAACTTTGACGGCTTAACATTAACCTCACGACCAACTACAATCACCCAACTTGAGCAAGACGGTTATAAACAGGGGACACTTGAGGGTTTAAGTATCAATAGAAGCGGTGAAATATTAGGTACTTATGACAATGGTGAGGTTATTGAGATAGGGATAGTCGGTATTGCAAGATTTAATAATAATGAAGGCTTATTAAAAATGGGTGATTCACTTTTTGCTGAAACTGTAAACTCAGGTACAGCTGTTATGGGTAAAGCCGGTTTAGGTGGAAGAGGGGTTGTTGAAGCAGGAGCCCTTGAAAATTCAAATGTTGATTTAGCACAGGAATTTGTTACAATGATAACCACACAAAGGGGTTATCAGGCAAATTCAAGGGTGATAACCACAAGTGATGAGATGCTGCAAGAATTAATGAGTTTGAAAAGGTAA